Below is a genomic region from Fischerella sp. PCC 9605.
ATTTAACCGTGCCAAGATATACATCGGCACTTTATCGTTGATGGTCATGAGATAGGGCATCGGGCTGAGAATGTGTGCGCCATCAATGCCATCGCCTGCTGAACCGATTTTCAAGTTATCGCGGGTGACAGGCCATGATTTTTGCTTAATCACCTCGACATCCGTCATGCCGTACTTAGCAAAGAAGCCCTTTTCCTTGGCAACAATTAAGGGAGCAGAATCAGTTAGAGCGATAAATCCTAACTTGGCTTTGGTCGTTTCTACTTTCGGAGCGTTATTTGCTGTATTGACGTTGGTAGCTGGGGTAGCGCTGCCTGGTGATGGTGTATCACCGCTTGTTGTGGCTGTATTAGTACCGGAAGAACAAGCGTGAGTCAGGACGGAAACAGCTGCCGCAGCGCCAGCGGTGAAAATAAATTGTCTTCGAGAAAAATTGGTCATTTGTCCTGTTGTTAGTAGTTAGTAGTTAGTAGTTAGTAGTTGGTAGTTGTAGAGACGTGCCATGGCACGTCTGTACATTGGTTAGTAGTTGGTAGTTGGTAGTTAACCACTATCCACTATCCACTAACCACTAACTAATGAATTACTAAAGCTTCTTGCCTGGGTTTTGCTCCAAAATGCTTAATCAACAGATCTTGCAACACTGGCTGCAAGTCTTCACAAGGAACGCCTTTTTGCACACAGGTTCCTAAATGTGCGTCTTTGCCTACTTTACCGCCCATGTAGATATCAACCCCTTCTACAGCTTTGCCATTTTTACGGGCTTTGGTTCCCATCAAGCCAATATCTGCAACTTGGGGCTGTCCGCAAGAGTTGGGGCAACCAGTCCAGTGAATTCGTACTGGACGGGTGAGTTCTACTTCCTCTTCCAAAGCTTTAATCGTTGTCAGGGCGCGGTTTTTGGTTTCAATCAGGGCAAAATTACAAAATTGTGCGCCAGTACAGGAAACGAGCGATCGCGTTAATGGTTTGGGGTCAACGCTAAACTTTTCTAGCAGTGACTCTGCTAAAAACAGTGTCAAGCGTGAATCAGGAACATTAGGTATGATCGCGTTCTGCTCAACTGTAAGACGGATTTCACCGCTGCCGTACACATCTGCCAGACGTGCTATTTCAAACATATCTTCAGCAGTTAACCGACCAACAGGAACGTGTAATCCCACATAGTTCAATCCTGGTTGTTTTTGTTTGTATACCCCAACATGGTCGCGTTTTTCCCAATCAATTTCGTCTTTTGGCGCAGCGTTGATTAATGGTTTACCCAAGTGCTGTTCCACTTCTGAACGAAACTTTTCTAAACCCCATTCGTCAATCAACCACATCAGGCGGGATTTAAGACGATTGGCACGCAAACCGCGATCGCGAAAAACTTCCAAAACTGCTCTACATACGGCAACCACATCTTCTGGCGGTACCCAAGCATTTAAAGGAATAGCCGCTTCGCAACGTTTGGCAGAAAAGAATCCACCCACCAAGATGTTAAATCCAAATACAGGGGATTGAGGATTGGCGATCGGGGATTGGGAAAATTCTTCCCCAGTCCCCAATCTCCGATCCCCGATCCCTTCCTGAAATGCAGGAACGAAAGCTAAATCATTTATTTCGGCGTGAACAGAATTGTCCCGTCCGCCTGTGATGGCAATATTAAACTTCCGTGGTAGATTGGTGAACTCTGGATTACCTTCGCCTTTGTTGGTGAGCATGTCTTGAATTTGTTGCACCAACTCGCGCGTGTCGAATAACTCATCCGCATCTAAACCTGCCACGGGGTCGCCTGTAATGTTGCGGACGTTATCCATCCCTGACTGCACGCTGGTTAAGCCAACCGTATGAAATTTCTGAAAAATTTCTGGTAAGTCTTCAATCCGGATGCCCCGCAATTGGATATTCTGCCTTGTAGTAATGTCAGCGCTGCCGTCATCACCATAACGTTGTACTACTTCTGCTAGCACTCGTATTTGATGACTCGTGAGAATACCGTTCGGCATCCGCATCCGCATCATAAATTTACCCGGAGTAACTGGGCGAAAAAACACACCCACCCACTTTAGGCGATGGTCGCGGTCAGTTTCGTCCATTGCCTCCCATCCTTGAGAGGCAAATTTCTCTATCTCTGCCTTGACGGCGAGTCCATCTTTTTCGGCCTTAAATTTCTCGAATCGATTGAGGCTGGCTGTGATGGTAGTTGCTGCGTCTGTCATGATTACTCATAGGTCATAGGTCATTAGTCATCAGTCATCAGTCTTTGACAAATGACTAATGACAAGGGCATTTTGTCAACTATTCAATTCAATTTGGATACTGATTTTTTTTATTTACATCCACTTAGGTTAAAGTTGTGAAAACATAAAATTCGTATAGCTTGTTACGAAATGTATGCGAAAGTGTATAAAACGTATTATAAATATGCATTTTTTGCATGAAATTTAACCCAGAGTGGGCGTAATGCGCTTAATTAAAGGCAATTTGTTGTTTGTTGTGTGTTGTTTGTTGTTTGTTATTTGTTCCAACCACCAACTACCAACCACCAACTACTAACGACTAACTACTAACCACCAACCATCAACCACCAACTATTAGTAGTGAATAACATCAACCAGCTTTTACTACAGGCGCAAGCAGCACATAATGCAGCCAACTGGCAACTTTTAATTCAATGCTTGCAACAGTTGACTCAACAAGAGAATTCAAAAAACCTAGAAAGTTTGGAAAACCAAGAAAAGCTGCTGGAATTAGCACTTTCTGTTTTAATAATGGGAGATTTTCAGCAACGTTGGGAGATCGCCAAAGTGTTTGTACGTCTGGGAGCGATCGCGATTTCCCCACTGATTGAAATATTGACAGACGAGGAGGCAGAGGAAGAATTACGCTGGTATGCGGCGCGACTGCTGGGAGAGTTTCAGCAGCCAGAGGCAATTGCTGCATTAGTAGAATTACTGAAAATAGAGGATGATGAAGAACTAAGGACAATGGCAGCAGCAGCACTGGGGCAAATGGGTACGTATGCTATTGCTGCCTTGACAGAACTCCTGGCAGATGAACAGACACGTCTTTTGGCAGTGCGATCGCTGTGTATCATCCGGCATAAAGAAACTATCGCACCGCTGTTGAGTGTAGTAGACGATCCCCAAATCAGCGTCCGTGCCGCTGCAATAGAAGCTCTTAGCAGCTTTCACGATGAACGCGTACCAACAGTACTTTTGCGTGCGTTGGATGATATCGCTACCTCAGTTAGACGGGAAGCAGTACTGGGTTTGAGTTTTCGTCCTGACTTGCGCGAACCATTAGATTTGGTGACAAGATTGCAATCTAAGCTTTATGACTTTAACCTTGAGGTTTGTTGTGCGGCAGCAGTTGCCCTGTCACGCATGGGTGGTGACGACGCAGCCAAGCACTTATTTCAAGTGCTAGTGTCACCTCATACGCCAGTGAAACTGCAATTAGAAACTATCCGCGCTCTCTGTTGGATGGAGATGCCATCTAGTTTGGAATATCTCCGCACAGCGCTTAACCAACTAGAATCAGTGACGCTATGGCAGGAAATTGTGACAGTTCTGGGGAGAGTCAGCAATCCCCAATTAGCCTCGCTAGCAGCAGAAATATTATTGGCCATGCTGGAACAAAAACATCCAGCAGTTGAGATTGCCGCAATCAAAAGAGCGATCGCGCTGTCTTTAGGACAATTAGGCAGGATGGAAGCAATCGAACCATTGACTAAACTTTTGGCAGATTCTGACGAATTAGTAAGACTGCACGCGATCGCGGCGCTGAAGAATCTTGCTCCTCAAGGGGAGTGGGAGAGTGGGGGATGGGGGGATGGGGGGATGGGGAGGTAGGGAGAAAAGGAGAATATATTTCTTTTACCTTTTGCATGTTTACAGGGAACTCTTAACAGGAAAAAATGCACGTTGTGGTTTTAAAGCCCACTTTGAACAAAGAATTGTGTTGAGAGGCGAAGCCCGAAAAACAAAGCGTCCTTATTTCAATCCCACAATATAGCGCGTGGGTCACTATTCCCCGTTAAGAGTTCCCTATTCCCTTTGAATTAATCTTTTTTAAAGAAGATAATCAAAAATTGTTCAGGCTACATTGGATTAAAAATTTCATTGAAAGACTGGTATCGGCGTAAATAGGCAATAACTAGCATAGAAACTCGGATTTCTAATAAAGAACTAGATGTAACAAACTCTACTAAATTGTTGTTAAAAATACGTTAAGTTAATGAAATCCATAATGTAATTCAGGCTACGACAACATGCGATTAGAGCAGTTGCAAGCCTTTCTAGCGATCGCGGAAACCGGTAGCTTTCAAGGGGCAGCAAGAAAATGTAGTGTTACCCAATCAACTATCAGTCGCCAAATCCAGGGGCTGGAAGCGGATTTGGGCTTGGAACTGTTTCACAGAACGGGTCAGGCGAAGCTGACGGTTGCAGGTGAACGCTTGTTACCCCGTGCGCGTAAAATTTGCCAAGAGTGGCAAACAGCCACGCAGGAAATAGCAGATTTAGTAGCAGGAAAACAGCCCGAATTGTGCATTGCAGTGATTCACTCGCTGTGTGCTTATTACTTACCGCCGGTTTTGCAACAGTTTTGTCACGATTATCCACAAGTACAATTGCGGGTGACATCCTTGGGTAGCGATCGCGCCTTAAAAGTCCTCAAAGATGGACTAGTAGATGTGGCCATTGTCATGAATAATCGCTTTTTAACTGCTGGTAAAGAAATAGTGGTAGAAGTTTTATATGATGAACCTATAGAAGTTCTGACAGCAGCCAATCACCCCCTAGCACAACATGAACGCATTCCTTGGTCAGAGTTAATTCGTTATCCGCAGGTAGTTTTCAAAGATGGTTATGGTATGCAACGCCTTGTACAAGATCGATTTGAGCGCCTGCAAGCTACACTCCAAGCTGTTTTGGAAGTCAACACCTTAGATGCCTTCCGGGGAGTAGTACGTCAAGGAGAATTGGTGGCTTTGCTACCTAATTCGGCATTAGTAGAAGCACGTAGAGACCCTACCTTAGCAGTTCGTCCCCTAGCCAGCAATTGTGCTTTAGCTGATAATTCAAGTTTTACTCGCCGAGTAGTGATGGTTACAACTCAAGACCGCCTGCAAATTCCTCCTATTCAGCATTTTTGGCAATTAGTGCGAGATAATGTACCGCCAAAAGTTACTTTAGAGCTTTCGGTTTGTTAGTAAAGAGTTAGTAGTTAGTGGTTAGTAGTTAGTAGTTGACTTTATCACTACTAAGCTACTAACCACTAACCACTATCCACTATCCACTATCCACTAACTATTGCGCTATGAGCAATGTATTTCGGGAATTACTGAAAAAGGTAGGCAGCGGTAATCATACGGGAGAAAATTTGACTCGTGAAGAAGCTGCTGCGGCAACAAAGATGATATTGCTGGGTGAAGCGACACCAGTTCAGATCGGGGCGTTTTTGATTGCTCACCGGATCAAACGTCCCACGGGGGAAGAGTTGGCTGGGATGTTGGATGCCTATGATGAACTAGGGCCCAAACTAAAACCGATCGCTTCGGTACGACCCGTCATGGTTTTAGGTATACCTTATGATGGCAGAACCCGCACTGCACCAATTAACCCCATTACAGCATTATTATTAGCCGCAGCTGGGCAACCAGTACTGATGCATGGGGGCGATCGCTTGCCGACAAAGTATGGTTTGCCCCTAGTGGATATTTGGCAGGGTTTAGGAGTTGATTGGACTGGTTTGCCGTTGGAAAAAACCCAGCAGGTATTTGAGCAAACTGGAATTGGCTTTGTTTATACTCCTCAGCATTTCCCCTTAACGCAAAGTATTTGGGAGTACCGCGACCAACTGGGCAAGCGTCCACCTTTTGCCACAATGGAGCTAATTTGGTGTCCTTATGCTGGCGATGCTCATATTGTCGCGGGGTATGTCCATCCTCCTACAGAAGCTATGTTTCAGGAAGCCTTAGCGCAGCGAGGAGTAACAAATTTTACCACTATCAAAGGATTGGAAGGCAGTTGCGACCTACCGCGCGATCGCACCGCGATCGTTGGTTTATCAAAACCTGCAATTACAAATGAAATAGAACGATTGCATTTGGTTCCCCGCGAATACGGCTTTACTACCAAAAACGTACCCTTGGATACTACTGAAGAACTTGTAGCCCAAATGCAAGGAGTATTAAAAGCCATACCTTCGGAACTGATGCAAACAGCTTTGTGGAACGGTGGGTTTTACCTGTGGCGTTCTGGTATTTGTTCAGATATGCGATCGGGTATAGCTCAAGCGGAAGAATTATTAACAAGTGGTGCAGTTGCAGCTAAACTCCAAGAAATTTCTTCGCTAATCCAGAGTCAAGCGTCAATGGTCAATAGATGTACAGATGTGCCGTGGCGCGTCTCTACTTTTTAACCAAAAACTCTTAATTTTTCCGCTCAATTGCATCTCTTGTAGTTTTATACGCTTCTACAAAAGTTCGATAGGATTCTTGAGAAATATTTTCTGCGATCAAATCGGTTGCCACTCGTTCGAGAATTGCATCTAACTCTTGTTGAAGTAAATTTTGATTTATTGTTTTATCTTGTAGTAATGCAACTGCGGCTTTGATATATTCCGCAGAAATTTCTCTTTGCTTTTGTTCAATTTCTTGATAAGTAATTTGTCCTTCTCTTTCTATGGCTTCTCTAGTAGTTTTATAGGCTTCATTAAAAGTTCGGAATGACTCTTGAGAAATCCTTTCGGCGATTAAAGCTTCAGCAGCTTTTTTGAAAGTTTCATCAAGTTTTTTTTGCCTATCTTCCAGATTGCCTAGATTTTTATCCATGAGATTTATAGCTGAATGAATATAATCATCAGCTTCATCTTTTTTCCCACGCTCAATCCATAACTTCAGTTGCTTGAACCAGGAGGCTACTAGGAGAAAAATTGTTAAAATGAGAGCTAAAAAGTCTGCATTTTCTTGGACAAAAGAAGGTTTGTCTCGCTCGTAAAAGGCAACTGCGCCTGGATGGATAGGAATGCCTGTTCCGTCGTTCTCTCGGGGACGGCTAATACTAGCGACTAAGGGTTTTACTTCCGCATGTTTTTCAGCGATCGCATTTGCGATCGCTTGACGATTTTCAAAGATAATTCGGGTGATTTGTTGAATCAAATTGTTATCTACTTGCTCACCAGCCACTAGTAGCCTATCCACTGCCACTGTATCCAGTTCAATCGCAGGCATAGGAGGATTGCCTCTGTATGCCCCTTGAGGAATTTTGGCAGATTCAAAGGCAGGATACTTTATTTTCATTGCTTGTGCCTGGGTAATAGGTAGCAAACGTCCATCCTGATCTTGCACAAGCTGAGCAATACCAAGATTACCTAAAGCGCGAACGCGAAACAATGCATCTGCCCTTTTAGCTTTAAAATCTTCTTCTGCTTGCTTATCATCGTAATATTTGCTTTTTAAACCTGAGATGACAAAATCAGGCTTATCTGCTTTCATCAGACCGTAATGTTCTGCTACTTTCACAAAAGACTGATATTGCCCACCTCTAGCAGGTAAAGCGATTGTTTTACCCCGAAGTTGATTAAATTGTTTAATGTTGGGATCTCTGACTACCAACTGAAACAAATCCCGATACAACACGGCAACAGCTGTTGGAGATACTTTATCCTGAGATTGTTGTGGTTGAGATTGGCGGCTTTCTACCAAATCCATTTCTTGACCGACAACATCGGCTTGAGCCGTTGCTAACTCAGCTTTTCCGTCTTGTAACAATTGCAGGTTCTGTGATGTGCCGCCAGTTGGTAATAATTTAATATTAATGTGAGATTTTTGTTTAACCACTTTTTGAATGGCTTCACTGATAATATAACTTTCTCCTTCTGGGTCTCCAGCAGCAAGGGTTAGTTGAGGTGCCGTCAGACGGAGAAAAATATTCCAGATGATGATGATAACTAAGCCTATACTGGCAATCCCAAGACTAATAAAGACTAACTTTGATTGGGGATCGAGCTTTTCAAAAAAACTGATCGGATTCGCCTTGGCAGGAATTTTTGATGCCATATATGCAAAATGGTTGTTTCAGGAAGGGAATGTATAACGAGATGCTCATAATTTGTTTTTCCTGATATAAATCAACCCTTAGTTAGATTTTTAGGCAATCCGCCATTAGATAGATAGATAGAAATTGATCAGCTTCACTCTCAAGAAAGAGAAATTCCAACAGTATTGTTGGGTAAATTTTGGTCAGTAAATTTAATTCTGCAAAAGTCCTGGTGAATCTGATGTGGATACGCCACAACTATGGCGCATCTATTTTTGTATTGGCATCCGAGGATATTTGCAAAGTGCTTAATCTATTGAGCGAGGAATATTCATGAATAACATCAAAGATAACAAACTTGTAGAAAATATTATTCCATCACAACCACCCATTGAGCCACAATCCGATGCCCATGTGCTGAAGGCTCGTTTAGAGTGGGGCGAACCAGCTTTGACAATTCTGGATGTGCGCGATCGCAATACCTTCAACAACGGTCACATCATGGGCGCAATGCCAATGCCATTAGATCAATTGGTAGATCGGGCAGTTGCATCCATAGCGAAAGTTCGTGATATATATGTTTATGGTGCTAATGATGAAGAAACTGCCCAAGCTGCACAAATGCTGAGGCAAGCTGGATTTGAACATGTA
It encodes:
- a CDS encoding ferredoxin--nitrite reductase, with the translated sequence MTDAATTITASLNRFEKFKAEKDGLAVKAEIEKFASQGWEAMDETDRDHRLKWVGVFFRPVTPGKFMMRMRMPNGILTSHQIRVLAEVVQRYGDDGSADITTRQNIQLRGIRIEDLPEIFQKFHTVGLTSVQSGMDNVRNITGDPVAGLDADELFDTRELVQQIQDMLTNKGEGNPEFTNLPRKFNIAITGGRDNSVHAEINDLAFVPAFQEGIGDRRLGTGEEFSQSPIANPQSPVFGFNILVGGFFSAKRCEAAIPLNAWVPPEDVVAVCRAVLEVFRDRGLRANRLKSRLMWLIDEWGLEKFRSEVEQHLGKPLINAAPKDEIDWEKRDHVGVYKQKQPGLNYVGLHVPVGRLTAEDMFEIARLADVYGSGEIRLTVEQNAIIPNVPDSRLTLFLAESLLEKFSVDPKPLTRSLVSCTGAQFCNFALIETKNRALTTIKALEEEVELTRPVRIHWTGCPNSCGQPQVADIGLMGTKARKNGKAVEGVDIYMGGKVGKDAHLGTCVQKGVPCEDLQPVLQDLLIKHFGAKPRQEALVIH
- a CDS encoding HEAT repeat domain-containing protein, yielding MNNINQLLLQAQAAHNAANWQLLIQCLQQLTQQENSKNLESLENQEKLLELALSVLIMGDFQQRWEIAKVFVRLGAIAISPLIEILTDEEAEEELRWYAARLLGEFQQPEAIAALVELLKIEDDEELRTMAAAALGQMGTYAIAALTELLADEQTRLLAVRSLCIIRHKETIAPLLSVVDDPQISVRAAAIEALSSFHDERVPTVLLRALDDIATSVRREAVLGLSFRPDLREPLDLVTRLQSKLYDFNLEVCCAAAVALSRMGGDDAAKHLFQVLVSPHTPVKLQLETIRALCWMEMPSSLEYLRTALNQLESVTLWQEIVTVLGRVSNPQLASLAAEILLAMLEQKHPAVEIAAIKRAIALSLGQLGRMEAIEPLTKLLADSDELVRLHAIAALKNLAPQGEWESGGWGDGGMGR
- a CDS encoding LysR family transcriptional regulator yields the protein MRLEQLQAFLAIAETGSFQGAARKCSVTQSTISRQIQGLEADLGLELFHRTGQAKLTVAGERLLPRARKICQEWQTATQEIADLVAGKQPELCIAVIHSLCAYYLPPVLQQFCHDYPQVQLRVTSLGSDRALKVLKDGLVDVAIVMNNRFLTAGKEIVVEVLYDEPIEVLTAANHPLAQHERIPWSELIRYPQVVFKDGYGMQRLVQDRFERLQATLQAVLEVNTLDAFRGVVRQGELVALLPNSALVEARRDPTLAVRPLASNCALADNSSFTRRVVMVTTQDRLQIPPIQHFWQLVRDNVPPKVTLELSVC
- a CDS encoding anthranilate phosphoribosyltransferase family protein translates to MSNVFRELLKKVGSGNHTGENLTREEAAAATKMILLGEATPVQIGAFLIAHRIKRPTGEELAGMLDAYDELGPKLKPIASVRPVMVLGIPYDGRTRTAPINPITALLLAAAGQPVLMHGGDRLPTKYGLPLVDIWQGLGVDWTGLPLEKTQQVFEQTGIGFVYTPQHFPLTQSIWEYRDQLGKRPPFATMELIWCPYAGDAHIVAGYVHPPTEAMFQEALAQRGVTNFTTIKGLEGSCDLPRDRTAIVGLSKPAITNEIERLHLVPREYGFTTKNVPLDTTEELVAQMQGVLKAIPSELMQTALWNGGFYLWRSGICSDMRSGIAQAEELLTSGAVAAKLQEISSLIQSQASMVNRCTDVPWRVSTF
- a CDS encoding TAXI family TRAP transporter solute-binding subunit encodes the protein MASKIPAKANPISFFEKLDPQSKLVFISLGIASIGLVIIIIWNIFLRLTAPQLTLAAGDPEGESYIISEAIQKVVKQKSHINIKLLPTGGTSQNLQLLQDGKAELATAQADVVGQEMDLVESRQSQPQQSQDKVSPTAVAVLYRDLFQLVVRDPNIKQFNQLRGKTIALPARGGQYQSFVKVAEHYGLMKADKPDFVISGLKSKYYDDKQAEEDFKAKRADALFRVRALGNLGIAQLVQDQDGRLLPITQAQAMKIKYPAFESAKIPQGAYRGNPPMPAIELDTVAVDRLLVAGEQVDNNLIQQITRIIFENRQAIANAIAEKHAEVKPLVASISRPRENDGTGIPIHPGAVAFYERDKPSFVQENADFLALILTIFLLVASWFKQLKLWIERGKKDEADDYIHSAINLMDKNLGNLEDRQKKLDETFKKAAEALIAERISQESFRTFNEAYKTTREAIEREGQITYQEIEQKQREISAEYIKAAVALLQDKTINQNLLQQELDAILERVATDLIAENISQESYRTFVEAYKTTRDAIERKN
- a CDS encoding rhodanese-like domain-containing protein, translating into MNNIKDNKLVENIIPSQPPIEPQSDAHVLKARLEWGEPALTILDVRDRNTFNNGHIMGAMPMPLDQLVDRAVASIAKVRDIYVYGANDEETAQAAQMLRQAGFEHVSELRGGLAAWKAIGGPTDGVIEAHEIPGPGAYNVVDRLKEHTETQEKEV